From the Sebastes fasciatus isolate fSebFas1 chromosome 9, fSebFas1.pri, whole genome shotgun sequence genome, the window CAGTAGTGAGGATTTCTGCTCAGGCTTCTGCAGAGACAGCTAAGCACTGCAGGACCTAGGCTCATCTGTTGAATGGATTCACTCCAGTCGCTCCCACTGGCTACCACAGCAGATCTGTGCAACAGGAACCTGGAGCTGAAAACATTCTGCAAACATGGTGAGTACACAACCTCcctacagtgtgtgttcagcGTCACACAGGGCTGCTCACCGCCTCACACACTTAGTCACTCTCTCACAGTCTAAAACTTCACTACATAATGTTTTATAGCTCTGACAGATGCAAATACATCTGATACAAAAGTTTAATATGTGCCCCTTTAATTCTGCAGAAATAAGACTGACATAAGCTCATTTTCCTGTGTCTTTGTGTAAGCATTAATCCACCTCATGTGATGAATAGACAAGGTTTAAGCCAGTGGGTATTGTCTGTGTGCTGTCCATTCGCTCTGCTGATAGAGCAGATTAGAGGGTTGCTATGATACCTGTTGATGTCATTGCCCCGCTTCAGGCTGTGATCGTGACATCTGTTTGCTCTGGCTTATAAGCATGACCGCTCATCTGTGGACAAAGCCTTTCAAAAGTCCCTTTCTTGATTGTGCAATAAAATCTATTTGGGGAAATGTTGTGAAATGTTGACAGTGGCGTTTAAATTTGGAGACAGGGTCATGACGGCTGATTTAAAACGAGCATAAGTAACTTTAAATCCATGTGACCCTGCATCATGTGTCAAGATTAGGAACTGAGTGACCAAAAACAGTGCACCCACCCCCTCCCACCACCACATACCTTTGAACCAGCTAGACTTTTAAACCAGGAATGCAGCCTCTCATTGTTTCCAGATGGGATCCTGTGCAACCAATCACAGATTGTGTTAGTGAAACTGCCCCTCTCAGATCTGCTGTACTGTTGCCTCTGCTCTTTCCTACCAGGCTGGTAAAATACAGAGTCTGACCGAGGCGGAGAGGAACCACCTACTCCCCCTGCTACGCAACGCTCAGTGGGTGGAGGTTGTGGGACGGGATGCCATTTATAAAGAGTTCATTTTTAAAGACTTCAATCAGGTATCTAATATATCATAGTTGAATGCACAACTCACAAAATTCACATAACTAGCAACTACTGTACATTATCTATATACATGACTGCATGATTTCTTTACCTTTCAGGCTTTTGGTTTCATGTCCCGAGTGGCTTTACAAGCAGAGAAGATGGACCATCATCCTGAGTGGTTCAATGTCTATAATAAGGTATAAATGACTAATTATGACACATTAAAATGAGATTACAGCCCTTAGGGTGGGTGGATGTTTTGGTAATCGGTAAATGGTCCTGATTGACTGAGCTCAATATTGTGACCATGTACAAAAGCTTCAAATCTATTAgacttttaaaggtcccatattgtaaaaagtgagatttgtatgtcttttatattataaagcaggtttaagtgctatataaatactgttaaactatcaaaacactcaatatacggagaagcacacacagccagtattcagaaattgtgcgtttgaaacaagccggatttctgtccatttgtgatgtcacaaatacacaatatttggaccattacacggttttaaacataaacattctaaatgtgtcccagtttatttcctgttgcagtgtatgtgaataacatcagctgacaggaagtaaacatggatccaagctgttgcctagcaatgcaattccgttgaaatgcgctaaaatggagcgtttcagacagagggtaaatacaggcatattcaggcagactgtatgaggaaaataaatgtttttttaacattacagcatgtaaacatgttctagtagaaacacaaaatacaagtatgaacctgaaaatgagcatgatatggacCTTTAACCAATGTCAGAATCAGATTGATTTTGCCAAGTATAcgtacaaggaatttgactctggttttatgcagctctcaatgtacttatatatagatagaaaaaacaaggacaacaaagctgacaAATAAAGGCGAGGAATAGACAgctgttatgtacacaagtagtgaaaaaataagtgtatatataaatatatatataaaaagcaccaatgaccaacaataaaataagaataaaataataaaataaaatgtctatatacaagtcaagtgttctggaagctgtaaacaacacaaatagtgcaaagaaataaatactgaatggataTACATGGGCTGGattattatgtacagtatgtaaaaatgtctatatactgCATGTACAATGAGTAGGATCTACATTGTACTGTTAATGCTTTCATGTTCGCGACATAAAGTAAAGTGATTAGTGTTGATATTTACAGCGTGTTGCTGCCCCTCAGTggccaaaaaagaaaagaaattatgctcattaaaggtcccttatcgtgctcattttcaggttcatacttgcattttgtgtttctactagaacatgtttacatgctgtaatgttaaaaaaaaaactttattttcctcatactgtcagcctgaatatgcctgtatttaccctctgtctgaaacgctccattttagcacatttcaacagaattgcaacggaattgcgttgctaggcaatagtttgggtccatgtttacttactgtcagctgatgttatttacatccactgcaaccagaaataaactgggacacatttagaatatttacatttaaaaccgtgtaatgttctaaatattgtatatttgtgacatcacaaatggacagaaatcctaacgtcttttttcaaacgcacaatttctgaatactggctatgtgtatttctccgtatattgagtgttttgatagtttaacagtatttataaagctttataatataaaagacatgaaaatctcactttttacaatatgggacctttaatacatatctttaaaatattttttttctgacccaGAAATTTCCATTTCAGTAGCACTAAAATGGATACACCAAACTTTCTAGtttatattctgaaggtttttacagaggggtttgtttaTATGTAATTAATAGTCTGAGTTTTTTTATATGCCGTtatattcctaaaaacatggcgaaaatggATTTATGGCTGTTGAGAAATTTTTCTGATTGTGATACAAAGTGATTCCCCTCTGTAAAGCcttgtcaacaaaatgaaacaagaattttgaacctggttttatccaatgttcagatttctgctCTGGAAATGTAAGCATATTagtacatatttaataagataatacatcatttgcatatttaaacatacatttgccaTAGATATTTCACTTTATATAATCTTTTTTGGCTTTATTGGAAGGCAAGAGTGGAAAGTTGGCTGGTTTGAGGCTTTCTGATTAAAGCACCAGCTTTTGTCTAAAGCAAACAGTTACTTGAGAACAATGAGCCTTTTCTAGTCATATGATGAGTTCCCTGCTCCATTTTCATTTGTTCCCCCAGGTCCAGATCACTCTCAGCACACATGACTGTGGGGGGCTGTCCCAGCGAGACATCACGTTGGCCACCTTCATTGACCAGGCATCCCTGATGTGAGCAACACACATTATCAGTCATTTCAACAGTGGAAATGGAAGTCACAGctcttcatttattcattccaCTGAGAAATCTCTGAGGACGTGACCTGCAAATCCAAAGAATATGAACCAATTACGTACGTTCAATGAATTGTGAAAAAAGCTGTAGCTGCAAAAGGGtctaatgtgttttaaaaaagatGTTGTCGGTGTTGCACATGTTGAATAAATGAGATTAATAGCCAACGGTAGATGGTAAAATATTGTTTACACATTTAAGTCTTTAAGTAATTTCTCAGCAACCATTCCAGTTATTATACAGATAACATTCACAATGTGTCCCTCTGTCACAACCAGTGTCTTATGTGCCAATAATTgttaataaatgtttatttctctgttaaactgtttttgtcataactaaaaaaaaaatgaccaaaaaacaATCTTATCAGATTGAATGCATTTTATTGAAAACATAACACACCAtctgctgtgtgactgtgttaaCTGCTCAGAGTGGGTTAATAACAGTATTTACTATCAATGGATCATGTGCAAGAAGAAACCAGCA encodes:
- the pcbd1 gene encoding pterin-4-alpha-carbinolamine dehydratase is translated as MAGKIQSLTEAERNHLLPLLRNAQWVEVVGRDAIYKEFIFKDFNQAFGFMSRVALQAEKMDHHPEWFNVYNKVQITLSTHDCGGLSQRDITLATFIDQASLM